The region GACCTGCTCCTTACCGGATTTTCATTAAGCACCCCTCTACCGCTGAATGTTCCGGCTTCACTATGGACTCTCTGGCACGGACAGCAACAGCTCTGGACCGGATCAGGAATATACCTGTTCCATGTCCTTCCCTTTTGGCTGCACCTGCTGAGCGCATGGGGAATCGCCGGGCCATGTGCCGCTGCCGCTGCAGGAACAGCCTTGTACAGAAAATTCCCTTCAGCCATGATGGGTAGTCTCATGATCGCTGTCTTCTTCTGCGGCTTCTTTAGCCCCCTTCTCTATACCCCGGCCTGCGCGCTCTTTATTTTTTCAACCTTGATCGCAGCCACACAGCCTGAATTTCAAACCTTCCGCTTTGAATAACCAACTCTCCTAAGCCTCTAAAAATATGTAATTAACTATGCTAGAGCGGTGCTAATTACATATCTACTACTTTTTGAGATACTTTTGTAATACATTTATATATCAGAAAAGTTTTTATTATGAATTAATAATGATTATATTTACATCGATATTCGTTTATTTTTAATAATCAATTTAATTTTATTTTGTATTACAAATGTATTGACAATTGTCTTTTTTATGGGGAAGATGCTTCAAAACAAGGCAGGAAAAACAGACACAATGAGCAGAAAAGTAAAATCCGTGAGAGTCCCTATAGAACTGGAGACTCTCAATCTTTCCAAACTAATCCGGGAATTTGAGAACTATCTCAGAGACTTGGAATCTGCCACATTGTTAAAACAGGAAGGCAACCGTGACGCAGCGGAAGCCCTGATCAAAACAAGGCAACTGGATTTGGGAAAAAGAATTGCCAAAATGATATGGGAAGCCAGAGTTGAATATGGTAAAATGAAATAACTTTTACTAATGTATTACTAAATGTAAACATTTCGTATTACAAAAAACATCTGTGCAAATTAATAGCGATCGGGGCAGCCATAATGAAACCAAAAAAGATCAGCGAGAGCAGGACGTTAATGACCTACCGAGTCTTGCCGCAGGATACCAATCCGGCAGGCAACCTTCATGGGGGAGTACTGCTTAAGCAACTGGACCTTGTTGCCGCCACCTGCGCTATGCGCCATGTGCGCAAGCCGGTGGTAACAGCTTCGATCGACCGCATGAACTTTCTGCGACCGGCCTATGTGGGGGAACTCATCAACCTGCATGCTAATGTAAATATGGTCGGCAGGACATCTATGGAGATAGGGGTTCGCGTTGAGGCTGAAAATTTATTAACCGGTGAGATCAGACATACGAATTCGGCTTATCTCACCTTTGTGGCCATTGGTGAAAATGGAAAACCGTCACCGGTTCCGCCGCTGATCCTTGAAACCGGAGTCGATCACAGACGGAACAGGGAAGCAGTGGAGCGCAGGGCTGTGCGTAAAGAGGAAAGACTTCGGGAAACCGCCTCCGCAGCACAGAACACGAGCAGGGAATAAATCTCATCTTACACAGCTCGAGCAGTGCGATTATCGCCATATTTAGATAAATCCGCACTGAATTGCATCTTCCAGCAGATTGCATGCTACTCCGAGTCTGGTTTCTGGCCGGGAGCTCCACCCTCCCGGCTAAAAATTTCGGCATCCTGCTCCTAGGGCGCCCGGCCTGGGTAAACCCGGTCCGGGCCGGGCGCCGCGCTTTTCAACACTATCAAGGCCGGAAAGCCCCGGCATGCTGATCTCAGCATGCCGGGGCTTTCCACGTTCAAAATCTTTTGTGCACTAAATATTTGCAGGTCGAGCGACTAGCTGCCGAGAACAACGGACAACCGACGACCAAGCCCGATTCCACTGGAATTTATGACGGCCTCGTAAGCCCAGCACTCCACTCCTGACTGGACAGCCTTGTAAAAAAGGTCCGCATATTCAGGATCAATAAAATCAGCTGGGCCGAAACAGTTCCCATCATTGCGCTGCACAAAAAAGAAAAGGGCTACCCTATCCCCTTTGGAAGCAAGGTCCATAAGCTCAACGATATGTTTGCGACCGCGTTCTGTCTGGGCATCGGGAAAACAGGCCACATCGTCTTCTACCAGCGTAACGTTTTTGCACTCCACCCAGAGCTTAGGCAATTTGCCGGAATCATCAGTAAAGAGACCATCAAGGCGGCTGTTGCCTACTTTCGCTTCACGCTTGAGGGTTGTATACCCCTCAGCCTCAGACAACTGCCCGGCCTCAAAGGCAAGCTGTAACATCTTATTGGGAACGGCTGTATTCACGCCGATCATATCACCGAAAGGCATAACAGCTTCAAGCGTCCATTTTAATTTACGCTTGGGATTCTGTGCCGGGGAGATGAAAATTTCCTGCCCTTCACGCAGCAACCCCAGCATGGACCCGGTGTTGTTCGTATGCACCCCGACGAGCTCTCCATCCAGCATGGCTTCCACAGTAAAACGCTTATACCGGCGGACGAAAAGAGCTCTGCGACATCCTTGTGGATAAAAAATTAACAGTTCTGACATTTTACATTCCCACCCTGATGTGATTATAGTTTTTTAAAGACGGGGCGCTATAGCTATTCATTGACAACAAAAGCAATAATCAAGAGACGTTGTGTCATAATTAATAAAATAAAGCATCTGCTAAGAACCGTGAACTGACATTAATACATGATAACAAAACCCCTTGTTTGACAATGATTTTCAGACCATCTGATACCCAGACTAAGACCTAAAACCCCTTGACGAATCACTAGGTATCTGGAATATCGTCCTGTTAGTCACGGTGTGACAGAATTCACATTTTTGGCTTTGTTTGAAAGCCGCCATCAATTTCCGGACCCTGCGTGAAATGCATGCAGCGGCCTGAAATTATTATTGTTTACAATACAGGTAACAAAAAATGAGTCTTGCACAAAAATTGTCGGAACGAAAAGATGATCTGACGGAGAAATGGTACGACCTGGTTCTTTCTTCCTATCCTAAGGAAACCCAGCAAGTCTGGAGATCCAACAAAGACCAGTTCACCAACCCTGTCGGAGTAACCATCAAGAAGGTAACAGGAGAATTGTTTGACCTTATACTTGAATGGAAAAGCGCCGACGATCTTGCAAACTCTCTTGACGAACTGATCAAGATCAGGACCGTACAAGACTTTGCACCATCTAAAGCTTTAAGCTTTGTCTTTCTTTTTAAGAAACTCCTGAGAGACGAGTTCATGGAGGAACTGAAGAGCGAAGGCAAACTTGATGAGTTGCTCGCGTTTGAGGCCCGGATTGATAATCTGGGACTTATCGCGTTCGACATCTATACCAAGAATAGGGATTTGATTGCGCAAATGAGAATTGAAGAGATTAAAAGATCTCATCACATGCTCCTTCGGCGGGTCAACAAAATCGAGGACGCTTCGGCCAAAGGGGCCGGACAGGTGTAGTGGCCGGCTTCCCCCGGAAGCCAAACGTTATAAGCGAGGTGAAGGTAGATGAACGCTTTGTACTCACTCGTTTTAGTTTTTGCCCTGGTGCTCATCGCGCTCTTCGGAGTGGGGTCCGCACACATGGCAGGACTGTTCGGCACGCTGTTACCGTACGTAGCAGTTGCCGTATTTCTGGTTGGCTTTGCCAGCCGGATTATTGGCTGGGCCAAAAGCCCGGTTCCTTTTCGTATCCCGACAACGGGAGGACAGCAAAAGTCTCTGGATTTTATCCAGCATGACCGCTTTGACAATCCCGTAACTCCGGGTCAAACTTTTATCCGCATGATCCTTGAGGTCTGTTGCTTTCGTAGCCTTTTCAGGAATACAAAAGTAGAACTCAGGGACGGAAGAGTAACTTATGCCTCATCCAAATGGCTGTGGCTTTTTTCACTGCTCTTCCACTACTCATTCCTGCTCATCGTGATCAGGCACATGAGACTCTTCTTCGAACCTGTGCCTGCTTGCATCGGTTTCGTTGAATTTCTTGACGGTATCTTGCAGATCGGTGTTCCCAGACTGTACATGTCTGATCTCCTGATTCTCGCCGGCCTCGGCTTCCTGCTCGGCCGCAGACTCAAGGACCCCAAACTTCGTTACATTTCTCTGGTAACCGACTACTTCCCGCTGCTTCTCATCATCGGCATCGCCCTTTCCGGCATTTACATGCGCTACTTTGCTCATGTAGATTTACTTGCCATCAAGAAGCTCACAATGGGTCTGGTAACCTTCAGCCCTGTCATTCCCGCGGGAGTCAGTGTGGTGTTTTACATCCACCTCTTCCTCGTATGTGTGCTGCTGGTGTACTTCCCCTTCAGTAAGTTGATGCACGCAGGTGGTGTATTCCTTTCTCCGACAAGGAACATGCCTAACGATACCCGTATCAACCATCACGAAAACCCCTGGAATGATCCCAACATCAAGCCTCACAGCTATGAAGCTTATGAGGATGAATTCAGGGAAGCAATGATTGAAGCGGGTCTCCCGGTGGAAAAAAAGGCATAGAGCGTCTTATAAGACCTATGCCGGACAGACCTTAAATATCTTTTGATGAGGAGTTGACATGGCTGACCTCCCAAAAGCTGATGAGCTTTTTAAAAGCATTAATTACACACCGCCGTCCACAGGCTGGATGGATACCCCGGTAGATACTTCTCCGGGTAACTGGTGTTATCCCGCTAAGGCGGAAAAACTCGAATATCTGGGATTTCCGAACCCCCGTGAGTGGAGTCCGGAAGACGTTGACTGGAAACTTCCTGAAAACTGGCAGGACATCGTCCACGAAGGTTTCAAGGAAAGACTCGGAAAATACCGTTCACTGAAAGTATTCATGGACATCTGTGTTCGCTGTGGCGCCTGTGCAGACAAGTGTCACTTCTTCATCGGTTCCGGTGATCCAAAGAACATGCCCGTCCTGCGTGCGGAACTTATGCGTTCCATCTATCGTAAGGACTTCACCCTGGCCGGTAAAATTCTCTCCACCCTGACAGGGTCGCGAGTAATGACCGAAGATGTTCTCAAAGAATGGTTCATTTACTTCTATCAGTGCACAGAATGCCGCCGGTGTTCCCTGTTCTGCCCCTACGGCATCGATACAGCGGAAGTAACCATGATGGCGCGTGAGCTGCTGCATCTGTGCGGTGTGAACATCAACTGGATCATGGAACCGGTTTCCAACTGTAACCGTACCGGTAACCATCTCGGTATCCAGCCCCACGCATTCAAAGACATCGTCGACTTCATGGTTGACGACATCGAAGAAATCACCGGTAAACGCCTGAACGTTCCCTTGAACGAAAAAGGCCATGAAGTAATCTTCATTACTCCTTCCGGTGACGTGTTCGCTGATCCCGGCATCTACACCTTCATGGGTTACCTGATGCTGTTCGATCACATCGGACTCGACTATACACTCTCCACCTACGCATCTGAAGGCGGTAACTTCGGTCTCTTCACTTCTGCTGATATGATGAAGAAATTGAACGCCAAGATGTACGCCGAAGCCGACCGCCTCGGTGCCAAATGGATTCTCGGCGGTGAGTGCGGCCACATGTGGCGTGTTATCAACCAGTATATGGATACCATGAACGGACCTGCGAACAATCTTGAAGTTCCAGTCAGCCCGATCACCGGTACCGTGTTTGAAAACGCACGCCAGACCAAAATGGTCCACATCACCGAATTCACTGCTGACCTGATGAAGCACAATAAATTGAAGCTTGATCCCAGCAGAAACGATCATATCCGCGCAACATTCCATGACTCCTGCAACCCGGCCCGTGCCATGGGTTTGATGGACGAACCCCGTTACGTCATCAAGAACGTTGTTAAGAACTTCTTTGAAATGCCTGAACAGACCATCCGCGAGCAAACTTTCTGCTGCGCTGGCGGTTCCGGCCTTAACACTGACGAAATCATGGAAATCCGCATGCGCGGTGGTCTGCCTCGCGGTAACGCACTGAAATCAGTTAAGGATCAGTATGATGTAAACATGCTCTCCTGCATCTGCGCTATTGACCGTGCGACCCTTGTCCCTCTAGCCAACTACTGGGCTCCCGGCGTAGACGTCTGTGGTGTTCACGAGCTGGTTGGTAACGCTCTCATCCTTGACGGTGAAAAAGAGAGGGAAACAGACCTTCGCTTCAATCCTCTGCCCGGGAAGGAGGGTTAATCAATGCACTACGGTGGAAAAATAATAACCGGACTGGTCATTTTCCTTGGCCTGGTGTCCATGCCCTTTTGGTTCAACATCGGCGGAAGCTACGAAGAACCAAAAGTGCAGCTGCCTAAGAACGCTAAAATTTGTGTCGCTCCCACGCAGAACATGCGTGAAACACACATGAAGCTTCTTAACGAGTGGAGAGACATGGCTCTTCGTGAAGGCAAAAGAACTTACATCAGTGCCCAAGGCAATAAATACACCATCAGCCTTCAGAACACATGTATGCAGTGCCACACCAGCAAGGAAGAGTTCTGCGACAAGTGTCACGTTGATGCTAGTGTTACTCCCTACTGCTGGGATTGCCACGTACCTCCCAAGGAGGCTAAATAATGAAACAGAGTAGAAGAAACTTCCTGAAGTTTGCAGGGCTGTCCGCTGCCGGACTCTGCATCGCTCCCACCGCTGCCTTGGCATCCGGTGGCCCCAGCGGTGGAGCCCACTACGAAGTGACCGCTAAACATCTGCACGCCAAACGGTGGGCAATGGTTATCGACACCCGCAAACTCAATACTGAAGAAGCAATTGAAGCTCTGGCTGAAACCTGCCACCACATCCATAACGTACCGACCACCATTGGCACCGATCAGGA is a window of Maridesulfovibrio sp. DNA encoding:
- a CDS encoding acyl-CoA thioesterase, which produces MKPKKISESRTLMTYRVLPQDTNPAGNLHGGVLLKQLDLVAATCAMRHVRKPVVTASIDRMNFLRPAYVGELINLHANVNMVGRTSMEIGVRVEAENLLTGEIRHTNSAYLTFVAIGENGKPSPVPPLILETGVDHRRNREAVERRAVRKEERLRETASAAQNTSRE
- the sfsA gene encoding DNA/RNA nuclease SfsA, coding for MSELLIFYPQGCRRALFVRRYKRFTVEAMLDGELVGVHTNNTGSMLGLLREGQEIFISPAQNPKRKLKWTLEAVMPFGDMIGVNTAVPNKMLQLAFEAGQLSEAEGYTTLKREAKVGNSRLDGLFTDDSGKLPKLWVECKNVTLVEDDVACFPDAQTERGRKHIVELMDLASKGDRVALFFFVQRNDGNCFGPADFIDPEYADLFYKAVQSGVECWAYEAVINSSGIGLGRRLSVVLGS
- a CDS encoding RsbRD N-terminal domain-containing protein, with protein sequence MSLAQKLSERKDDLTEKWYDLVLSSYPKETQQVWRSNKDQFTNPVGVTIKKVTGELFDLILEWKSADDLANSLDELIKIRTVQDFAPSKALSFVFLFKKLLRDEFMEELKSEGKLDELLAFEARIDNLGLIAFDIYTKNRDLIAQMRIEEIKRSHHMLLRRVNKIEDASAKGAGQV
- the dsrM gene encoding sulfate reduction electron transfer complex DsrMKJOP subunit DsrM, whose translation is MNALYSLVLVFALVLIALFGVGSAHMAGLFGTLLPYVAVAVFLVGFASRIIGWAKSPVPFRIPTTGGQQKSLDFIQHDRFDNPVTPGQTFIRMILEVCCFRSLFRNTKVELRDGRVTYASSKWLWLFSLLFHYSFLLIVIRHMRLFFEPVPACIGFVEFLDGILQIGVPRLYMSDLLILAGLGFLLGRRLKDPKLRYISLVTDYFPLLLIIGIALSGIYMRYFAHVDLLAIKKLTMGLVTFSPVIPAGVSVVFYIHLFLVCVLLVYFPFSKLMHAGGVFLSPTRNMPNDTRINHHENPWNDPNIKPHSYEAYEDEFREAMIEAGLPVEKKA
- the dsrK gene encoding sulfate reduction electron transfer complex DsrMKJOP subunit DsrK, which codes for MADLPKADELFKSINYTPPSTGWMDTPVDTSPGNWCYPAKAEKLEYLGFPNPREWSPEDVDWKLPENWQDIVHEGFKERLGKYRSLKVFMDICVRCGACADKCHFFIGSGDPKNMPVLRAELMRSIYRKDFTLAGKILSTLTGSRVMTEDVLKEWFIYFYQCTECRRCSLFCPYGIDTAEVTMMARELLHLCGVNINWIMEPVSNCNRTGNHLGIQPHAFKDIVDFMVDDIEEITGKRLNVPLNEKGHEVIFITPSGDVFADPGIYTFMGYLMLFDHIGLDYTLSTYASEGGNFGLFTSADMMKKLNAKMYAEADRLGAKWILGGECGHMWRVINQYMDTMNGPANNLEVPVSPITGTVFENARQTKMVHITEFTADLMKHNKLKLDPSRNDHIRATFHDSCNPARAMGLMDEPRYVIKNVVKNFFEMPEQTIREQTFCCAGGSGLNTDEIMEIRMRGGLPRGNALKSVKDQYDVNMLSCICAIDRATLVPLANYWAPGVDVCGVHELVGNALILDGEKERETDLRFNPLPGKEG
- the dsrJ gene encoding sulfate reduction electron transfer complex DsrMKJOP subunit DsrJ; the encoded protein is MHYGGKIITGLVIFLGLVSMPFWFNIGGSYEEPKVQLPKNAKICVAPTQNMRETHMKLLNEWRDMALREGKRTYISAQGNKYTISLQNTCMQCHTSKEEFCDKCHVDASVTPYCWDCHVPPKEAK